A section of the Clostridia bacterium genome encodes:
- a CDS encoding FAD-dependent oxidoreductase, which translates to MKYDVIIVGAGPAGIFTAYEMLVMGTKKKILIMEKGRRIEERKCPKEIVGRCLNCKPNCHITTGFSGAGAFSDGKLSLSYEVGGELPTVIGEETAQKTIEYTDKIYLKFGADPKIEGVGNPVKVKEIRKRAIQAGLKLVDCPIRHMGTERAQKIYAEIEKFLLDSGVEIMFGCECINLILDDSKCLGVRAVMRGQEFETFSDHTIVCTGRRGADWLEKLCEEHGIAHQPGTVDIGVRVEVRNEVMEEVNDVLYESKLIGYPRPFKNKVRTFCQNPGGFVSQENYDNDLAVVNGHSYKEKKSNNTNLAILCSHNFSVPFNQPIAYAQKVGELTNMLANGHILVQRFGDILDGKRTWQKELMQSNLTPTIPDAVAGDITAAMPYRSMTNIINFMQAVDIVVPGFASTETLLYSPELKFYSNKVKMDEDFNTNIEGLHCLGDSSGWTRGLMMASIMGVLMGRKLA; encoded by the coding sequence GTGAAATACGACGTTATCATAGTAGGCGCAGGTCCGGCCGGTATATTTACGGCATACGAGATGCTTGTGATGGGAACGAAAAAGAAGATACTTATAATGGAAAAGGGCAGACGCATAGAGGAAAGGAAATGTCCCAAGGAGATCGTGGGACGCTGCTTAAACTGTAAGCCTAACTGCCATATCACAACGGGCTTTTCCGGCGCGGGAGCGTTTTCCGACGGTAAGCTTTCGCTTTCATATGAGGTCGGAGGCGAGCTTCCGACGGTCATTGGCGAGGAAACGGCGCAAAAAACGATAGAGTATACCGATAAGATATATTTAAAATTCGGCGCCGATCCGAAAATAGAGGGAGTCGGAAATCCCGTAAAAGTCAAGGAGATAAGAAAGCGCGCGATACAGGCGGGACTTAAGCTCGTTGACTGCCCCATACGCCACATGGGCACTGAGCGTGCGCAAAAGATCTATGCCGAGATAGAGAAGTTCCTTCTCGACTCGGGCGTGGAGATAATGTTCGGCTGCGAGTGCATAAATCTTATATTGGATGATTCAAAATGCCTTGGCGTCCGCGCCGTTATGCGCGGACAGGAGTTTGAAACTTTTTCGGATCATACCATAGTATGCACAGGAAGGCGCGGCGCAGACTGGCTTGAGAAGCTGTGCGAGGAGCACGGTATAGCGCATCAGCCCGGCACGGTAGATATCGGCGTGCGCGTAGAGGTGAGAAACGAGGTCATGGAAGAGGTGAACGATGTGCTCTATGAATCGAAGCTCATCGGATATCCCAGGCCTTTCAAGAATAAAGTGCGTACCTTCTGTCAGAACCCCGGCGGATTTGTAAGCCAGGAGAATTACGACAACGATCTTGCCGTGGTGAACGGACATTCGTATAAAGAGAAAAAGTCGAACAATACGAATTTGGCGATACTCTGTTCGCACAATTTTTCGGTGCCGTTCAATCAGCCTATCGCATACGCGCAGAAGGTAGGCGAGCTTACGAATATGCTTGCGAACGGTCATATTCTCGTGCAGCGCTTCGGGGATATTTTGGACGGCAAGCGTACGTGGCAAAAGGAGCTCATGCAGTCGAACCTTACGCCGACCATACCCGACGCCGTGGCGGGCGATATAACTGCGGCAATGCCGTACCGCTCAATGACGAATATAATAAACTTCATGCAGGCGGTAGATATCGTAGTGCCGGGCTTTGCCTCTACGGAGACGCTTTTATACTCGCCGGAGCTTAAATTCTACTCGAATAAAGTAAAGATGGACGAAGACTTCAACACGAATATAGAAGGACTTCACTGCCTGGGCGACTCGAGCGGATGGACGCGCGGCCTTATGATGGCTTCGATAATGGGCGTGCTTATGGGAAGAAAGCTTGCTTAA